The proteins below are encoded in one region of Nocardioides marmorisolisilvae:
- a CDS encoding T3SS (YopN, CesT) and YbjN peptide-binding chaperone 1: MNEIESSEMDAATEEAWAEFERRLGEYVASVPAAAVLTLDVTTWEEDDEGCSPWLQVVRADQAVLLCAPSNQQLAPAHQLDTELEARLLERSFETPGSAVVFEPFEEETTTVWHRALHDDEFGPEEVAPVAVGVLREVFGVIDPTFLEIEGANDGGAWTRLVMSESTTTPPLLRPSSREDLLIMLEPVLEALSEDGVTTDDDGDCWIRLGQAQVCFIARSDRPVIDVMAPLVHDVRSRRQTAVEVAVLNRRRMTKFVLVGRDVLMTMTLPASPFVGEHLELIVPMFLETLDDVADDLALRTGGRR; the protein is encoded by the coding sequence ATGAACGAGATCGAGAGCAGTGAGATGGACGCAGCCACCGAAGAGGCATGGGCGGAGTTCGAGCGGCGACTGGGCGAGTACGTCGCAAGCGTGCCGGCGGCGGCCGTCCTGACGCTCGACGTGACCACCTGGGAGGAGGACGACGAGGGTTGTTCGCCGTGGTTGCAGGTGGTGCGTGCCGACCAGGCGGTGCTGCTCTGCGCGCCGAGCAACCAGCAGCTCGCTCCGGCTCACCAGCTCGACACCGAGCTCGAGGCGCGCCTGCTCGAGCGATCCTTCGAGACCCCGGGCAGCGCAGTCGTGTTCGAGCCGTTCGAGGAGGAGACCACCACGGTGTGGCACCGCGCGCTGCACGACGACGAGTTCGGGCCTGAAGAGGTCGCGCCCGTCGCCGTCGGCGTGCTGCGCGAGGTGTTCGGCGTCATCGACCCGACGTTCCTCGAGATCGAGGGTGCGAACGACGGCGGTGCGTGGACGCGCCTGGTGATGAGTGAGTCGACGACCACTCCGCCGCTGCTGCGGCCGAGCTCGCGCGAGGATCTGCTGATCATGCTCGAACCAGTTCTCGAGGCCCTGTCCGAGGACGGGGTCACGACCGACGACGACGGCGACTGTTGGATCAGACTCGGCCAAGCCCAGGTGTGCTTCATCGCCCGCAGCGATCGTCCGGTCATCGACGTGATGGCGCCGCTGGTGCACGATGTCCGCAGTCGCCGCCAGACCGCCGTGGAGGTGGCCGTGCTCAACCGCCGCCGGATGACGAAGTTCGTGTTGGTCGGCCGCGACGTGCTCATGACGATGACCCTGCCGGCTTCGCCCTTCGTCGGCGAGCACCTTGAGCTCATCGTGCCGATGTTCCTGGAGACGCTCGACGACGTCGCGGACGATCTGGCCCTCCGCACGGGCGGTCGCCGATGA
- a CDS encoding helix-turn-helix transcriptional regulator, producing MTRSAGRDQREPMERLVRLAVALQSCGRVGMPSDQLVRIAGFESSADPTSQLGRELRQMRALGWQIDNIAPHGEDGVYRMTSVDNRLRLKLTPAQQAALQRAVLLADRADLVERLGLPATPRTAAVSAVVPGGPHDARLATVIRAVRMRCLLHFLYAGSTRTVHPDSVRAQNGTWYLRAFEDTANRMKVFVVSRMSEVSADSPQTARTFPRERHPGLHPMSWQIDPPVEVTLRAPVEYVPDVERWLGRPVSYRDLGGEVELMYVVTHRAALRARIYQLGTRVQLVGPEDVRREMLTELTEMAGE from the coding sequence GTGACCAGGAGTGCGGGACGCGACCAGCGCGAGCCGATGGAGCGGCTGGTCCGGCTGGCGGTCGCACTGCAGAGCTGCGGCCGTGTCGGGATGCCGTCCGACCAGCTGGTCCGAATCGCCGGCTTCGAAAGCAGCGCCGACCCGACCAGCCAGCTCGGTCGCGAGCTCCGTCAGATGCGCGCCCTCGGCTGGCAGATCGACAACATCGCTCCACACGGCGAGGACGGCGTCTACCGGATGACCAGCGTGGACAACCGGCTACGCCTCAAGCTCACCCCCGCGCAGCAGGCCGCTTTGCAGCGCGCCGTACTTCTCGCCGACCGCGCCGACCTCGTCGAACGCCTGGGCCTGCCGGCGACCCCGCGCACCGCTGCGGTGAGCGCCGTCGTGCCGGGCGGCCCCCACGACGCCCGGCTGGCGACGGTGATCCGCGCCGTGAGGATGCGCTGCCTGCTGCACTTCTTGTACGCCGGCTCGACGCGCACCGTGCATCCGGACTCGGTCCGCGCGCAGAACGGCACCTGGTACCTCCGCGCCTTCGAGGACACCGCCAACCGGATGAAGGTCTTCGTCGTCTCGCGGATGTCCGAGGTGTCGGCGGACAGTCCCCAGACTGCGAGGACGTTCCCGCGCGAGCGCCACCCCGGACTGCACCCGATGAGCTGGCAGATCGACCCGCCGGTGGAGGTCACACTGCGTGCACCGGTCGAGTACGTGCCCGACGTCGAGCGTTGGCTCGGCAGGCCCGTGTCGTACCGCGACCTCGGTGGCGAGGTGGAGCTCATGTACGTCGTCACCCATCGTGCGGCGCTGCGAGCACGGATCTACCAGCTCGGCACCCGCGTGCAGCTGGTCGGCCCCGAGGACGTACGCAGGGAGATGCTGACCGAGCTGACCGAGATGGCGGGCGAGTGA
- a CDS encoding helix-turn-helix transcriptional regulator, with translation MAAPPKYVQRIARLPEVFEVLAAHPDGLPIADVARELGVPAEELREDLLAFYSADVGTLLLGLSRPDVLEFLGTDGDDDPATAEVVRIVDQRPIDELGVEYVDAAELALVYTAARGLLELDPDDEDLKGALSVLTETMLGDPVRPRPPASWNRPLEALEDAVTDHRRVRIVYSRTWHEGVTDRVIEPYLLVQTRRGWEVDAGPPDAGGRLRTFLVSNIRDYEVLDEEFTAPPELDRLLEAQRATTRVRVRIPHAARWATDFYAERVAIIADDELSATLDLDLLPPVEQRIGLLLLIAGTDAAVLDPTRLVTAGPNLAAELLAHHRGHSA, from the coding sequence ATGGCTGCGCCGCCGAAGTACGTCCAGCGGATCGCTCGCCTACCCGAGGTGTTCGAGGTCCTCGCTGCTCATCCCGACGGTCTGCCGATCGCCGACGTCGCGAGGGAGCTCGGCGTACCCGCCGAGGAGCTCCGCGAGGACCTGCTCGCCTTCTACAGCGCCGATGTCGGCACGCTGCTGCTCGGCCTCTCGCGCCCCGACGTGCTTGAGTTCCTCGGCACCGACGGCGACGACGACCCGGCGACCGCCGAGGTGGTCCGCATCGTCGACCAGCGGCCGATCGACGAGCTCGGCGTGGAGTACGTCGATGCCGCGGAGCTCGCGCTCGTCTACACCGCCGCGCGTGGGCTGCTGGAGCTCGACCCGGACGATGAGGACCTGAAGGGTGCACTCAGCGTGCTCACCGAGACCATGCTCGGCGACCCAGTCCGGCCGCGTCCGCCCGCAAGCTGGAACCGTCCGCTCGAGGCTCTGGAGGATGCAGTGACCGACCACCGCCGCGTGCGCATCGTCTACTCGCGCACCTGGCACGAGGGCGTCACCGACCGGGTGATCGAGCCCTACCTGCTCGTCCAGACCCGCCGCGGCTGGGAGGTCGACGCCGGCCCCCCCGACGCCGGTGGCCGCCTCCGCACCTTCCTGGTGTCGAACATCCGCGACTACGAGGTTCTCGACGAGGAGTTCACCGCGCCGCCCGAACTCGACCGGCTGCTGGAAGCCCAACGCGCGACCACGCGAGTGCGGGTGCGGATCCCGCACGCCGCCCGCTGGGCCACCGACTTCTACGCCGAGCGCGTCGCGATCATCGCCGACGACGAACTCAGCGCCACCCTCGACCTCGACCTACTGCCCCCGGTCGAGCAACGCATCGGCCTGCTGCTCCTCATCGCCGGAACGGACGCCGCGGTGCTCGACCCGACCCGCCTGGTGACTGCCGGCCCGAATCTCGCCGCGGAGCTGCTCGCTCACCATCGGGGCCACAGCGCTTGA
- a CDS encoding DUF4352 domain-containing protein: MNTMKKGRRLALATAVAAIAIALSGCAATDVNTKADNAKGGKAASARVGQPVTVKGNDDGSKLQVTAKRVTNTSSSDQFVKPDKGKRLVAVQFVLKNTGTAAYDDAPSNGAKVVDKAGQQYEADAFFDQVAAGQQLPTSVKLAPGNRALGYLVFQVPVRARIAQVQFSMDSGFGQTAQWNVR; the protein is encoded by the coding sequence ATGAACACCATGAAGAAGGGCCGGCGCCTGGCGCTGGCAACGGCGGTCGCGGCGATCGCGATCGCGCTGAGCGGATGCGCGGCGACCGACGTCAACACCAAGGCCGACAATGCCAAGGGCGGTAAGGCGGCGTCTGCCCGCGTCGGTCAGCCCGTCACCGTCAAGGGCAACGATGATGGGTCGAAGCTGCAGGTGACGGCGAAGCGGGTGACCAACACGAGCTCGTCCGACCAGTTCGTCAAGCCTGACAAGGGCAAGCGGCTCGTCGCTGTCCAGTTCGTGCTGAAGAACACCGGCACGGCGGCGTACGACGATGCGCCGAGCAATGGTGCCAAGGTGGTCGACAAGGCGGGGCAGCAGTACGAGGCTGACGCGTTCTTCGACCAGGTCGCCGCCGGCCAGCAGCTGCCCACCTCGGTGAAGCTGGCGCCGGGCAACAGAGCGCTCGGATATCTGGTGTTCCAGGTGCCGGTCAGGGCGAGGATCGCGCAGGTGCAGTTCTCGATGGACAGCGGGTTCGGCCAGACGGCTCAGTGGAACGTGCGCTGA
- a CDS encoding serine protease, which translates to MQGGQLAGGQISDSTWAGLIDHARSATVRVATVGCSFTATGSGFTITPTEVVTNRHVAERAVSISVRGETGTTRVTSWEISTTDDLAVLDLDHPVNTAVLALDTSTPIPGDLVAVVGFPLGGPMKVARGRVLAVRGASGPSAQRIETSADILPGSSGGPVIGTDGRVRAVTVALDLRSDTALDIPAARVAVLRSTSVLRRPSGCPTVQP; encoded by the coding sequence ATGCAGGGAGGTCAACTCGCCGGCGGCCAGATCAGCGACTCCACCTGGGCAGGCTTGATCGACCACGCCCGCAGCGCCACGGTGCGTGTGGCGACCGTAGGTTGCAGCTTCACTGCCACCGGCTCCGGCTTCACGATCACGCCGACCGAGGTGGTCACCAACCGACACGTCGCAGAACGGGCGGTCAGCATCAGTGTCCGCGGCGAGACCGGCACGACTCGGGTCACGTCGTGGGAAATCTCCACTACCGACGACCTTGCCGTGCTCGACCTGGACCACCCGGTCAACACCGCCGTACTCGCTCTCGACACGAGCACGCCGATCCCCGGGGACCTGGTCGCGGTTGTGGGCTTCCCGCTCGGCGGCCCGATGAAGGTCGCGCGAGGAAGAGTCCTCGCCGTGCGCGGGGCATCGGGACCTTCGGCGCAGCGGATCGAGACTAGCGCCGATATCCTGCCCGGTAGCTCTGGCGGCCCGGTGATCGGGACCGATGGCCGGGTCCGAGCGGTCACCGTCGCCCTGGACCTGCGATCCGACACGGCCCTGGACATTCCCGCCGCTCGTGTGGCCGTTCTTCGTTCGACCAGTGTGTTGCGCCGACCGAGTGGCTGTCCGACGGTCCAGCCGTGA
- a CDS encoding NAD(P)-dependent oxidoreductase has translation MSQLVIFGGTGYAGSHIAREAVGRGHAVTSYSRNEPTERYDGIDYRTGSVADPEVVAAAAQDADELVVAVHGADVGGQPLLDVLPALVGAAQTGRARLSFVGGAGSSYVAEGGPLLLDTPEFNEEWKPEARAHAAVLEALRAAPEGLDWFYVSPAGLFGVWAPGEDTGSYRTGGDILVTKDDGSSEISGTDFARAYVDEIEQRNHVRRRFTVGH, from the coding sequence ATGTCCCAGCTCGTCATCTTCGGCGGCACCGGCTACGCCGGCTCGCATATCGCCCGCGAGGCGGTCGGTCGTGGCCACGCGGTCACGTCGTACTCCAGGAACGAGCCGACCGAGCGGTACGACGGCATCGACTACCGGACCGGCTCCGTGGCCGATCCCGAGGTGGTGGCCGCAGCCGCGCAGGACGCCGACGAGCTGGTCGTGGCAGTGCACGGCGCCGACGTGGGCGGCCAGCCGCTGCTCGACGTCCTGCCCGCGCTGGTGGGCGCTGCGCAGACGGGCCGGGCCCGACTCTCCTTCGTCGGCGGCGCCGGCAGCTCGTACGTCGCCGAAGGGGGCCCGCTCCTCCTCGACACCCCTGAGTTCAACGAGGAGTGGAAGCCGGAGGCCCGTGCGCACGCCGCCGTACTCGAGGCACTGCGTGCCGCGCCCGAAGGACTCGACTGGTTCTACGTCAGCCCCGCCGGCCTGTTCGGCGTCTGGGCACCCGGCGAGGACACCGGCAGCTACCGCACCGGTGGCGACATCCTGGTGACCAAGGACGACGGCTCCTCGGAGATCTCCGGCACCGACTTCGCCCGCGCGTACGTCGATGAGATCGAGCAGCGCAACCACGTGCGCCGCCGCTTCACCGTCGGCCACTGA
- a CDS encoding sugar O-acetyltransferase, whose protein sequence is MSLTSRLNLLPLDDLDARRALLAQIFGNPLPDSLSILPPFYCDYGLGATFGDRVFINQGCFFLDLGGITLGDRVMIGPRVTLSTAGHPVELDERYDFITHAPIVIADDVWIGAGATITPGVTIGHGSVIGAGAVVAKDVSPLSVVTATSLVERKLLKPRSGGTT, encoded by the coding sequence ATGAGCCTGACTTCGCGCCTCAACCTGCTGCCGCTCGACGACCTCGATGCGCGCCGGGCGCTGCTTGCGCAGATCTTCGGCAACCCCCTACCCGACTCGCTGTCGATCCTGCCGCCGTTCTACTGCGACTACGGGCTCGGGGCGACCTTCGGGGACCGGGTGTTCATCAACCAGGGCTGCTTCTTCCTCGATCTCGGTGGCATCACCCTCGGTGACCGCGTGATGATCGGCCCCCGGGTGACCCTGAGCACCGCCGGCCATCCCGTCGAGCTCGACGAGCGGTACGACTTCATCACGCACGCGCCCATCGTCATCGCCGACGACGTCTGGATCGGCGCCGGCGCCACGATCACGCCGGGAGTGACCATCGGGCACGGCTCGGTCATCGGCGCCGGCGCCGTCGTCGCGAAGGACGTATCGCCGCTGAGTGTGGTGACTGCCACCAGCCTGGTCGAGCGCAAGCTCCTGAAGCCGCGGTCGGGCGGCACCACCTGA
- a CDS encoding GNAT family N-acetyltransferase has product MAELQPLRADHAPAILAFESENRSYFAASISDRGDDYFEHFAEQHDARLAEQQAGEGAYYVRVAEDGSVLGRFNLIFVGEGVAELGYRVAEHASGRGVATASVRELCALAVSRHGVSTVRAATADANAASRRVLLKAGFRLAGRAEPAHIGGKQGSWHQRDLLPG; this is encoded by the coding sequence ATGGCTGAGCTGCAACCCCTGCGTGCCGATCACGCCCCGGCCATCCTGGCCTTCGAGTCCGAGAATCGGTCCTACTTCGCGGCCTCGATCTCCGACCGTGGCGACGACTACTTCGAGCACTTCGCCGAGCAGCACGATGCCCGGCTCGCAGAGCAGCAGGCGGGCGAAGGCGCGTACTACGTGCGCGTCGCCGAGGACGGATCGGTGCTCGGCAGGTTCAACCTGATCTTCGTCGGGGAAGGGGTCGCCGAGCTGGGTTACCGCGTCGCGGAACATGCCTCCGGCCGCGGCGTCGCGACCGCGTCCGTGCGCGAACTCTGCGCGCTCGCCGTATCGCGCCACGGGGTCAGCACCGTCCGGGCCGCCACAGCCGACGCCAACGCGGCCTCTCGGCGAGTGCTGCTCAAGGCCGGCTTCCGCCTGGCCGGGCGGGCCGAACCGGCACACATCGGCGGGAAGCAGGGCAGCTGGCATCAGCGGGATCTCCTTCCCGGATGA
- a CDS encoding GDSL-type esterase/lipase family protein, translating into MNDFADLTSTPLTSDIVRGALELEQTARGILPHRLPAWARRYADGQLAMAEAQPSGVRLAFRSRAARVRLETVPTKQVYTGAPPRPDGVYDLVVDGRRTAQETAVGGDTLTIDMATGTADVTPGEAAVVEFTGLPGDDKEIEIWLPWNERTELVALSTDAPVEPSRDGGRPVWLHHGSSISHGSNAGSPTGTWPALAAALGGFDLVNLGFGGSALLDPFVARVIRDTTADLISVKIGINIVNTDLMRVRAFVPAVHGFLDLIREGHPHTPLLVVSPIACPIHEDTPGPSEMDVSGLAEGRLRFRAAGSPAEVASGKLTLQVIRAELARIVQQRATTDPHLGYLDGLELYSASDAAARPLPDDLHPDAKTQQQIGERFARLMFDGGSFRSTAP; encoded by the coding sequence GTGAACGACTTCGCGGACCTGACCTCGACACCACTGACGAGCGACATCGTGCGAGGTGCGCTCGAGCTCGAGCAGACCGCCCGCGGCATCCTGCCCCACCGACTGCCTGCGTGGGCGCGGCGGTACGCCGACGGCCAGCTCGCCATGGCCGAGGCACAGCCATCCGGCGTACGGCTGGCGTTCCGTTCGCGGGCGGCCCGGGTTCGGCTGGAGACCGTTCCCACCAAGCAGGTCTACACGGGTGCACCACCGCGCCCGGACGGCGTCTACGACCTGGTGGTGGACGGCCGCAGGACGGCGCAGGAGACCGCGGTCGGCGGGGACACCCTGACCATCGACATGGCGACCGGAACGGCCGACGTCACGCCTGGTGAGGCTGCGGTCGTCGAGTTCACCGGACTACCCGGCGACGACAAGGAGATCGAGATCTGGCTGCCGTGGAACGAGCGGACCGAGCTCGTCGCGCTGAGCACCGACGCCCCGGTCGAACCCTCGCGGGACGGTGGCCGCCCCGTGTGGCTGCACCACGGCAGCTCGATCAGCCACGGGTCCAACGCAGGCAGCCCGACCGGCACCTGGCCGGCACTCGCGGCCGCCTTGGGAGGATTCGACCTGGTCAATCTCGGGTTCGGTGGTAGTGCGCTACTCGATCCCTTCGTCGCGCGGGTCATCCGCGACACCACGGCCGACCTCATCAGCGTCAAGATCGGGATCAACATCGTCAACACCGATCTGATGCGCGTGCGCGCCTTCGTGCCGGCGGTGCACGGATTCCTCGACCTGATCCGCGAGGGCCACCCGCACACGCCGCTCCTGGTCGTCTCCCCGATCGCGTGCCCCATCCACGAGGACACGCCGGGCCCGAGCGAGATGGACGTGAGCGGTCTTGCCGAAGGTCGGCTCCGCTTCCGGGCCGCCGGGAGCCCGGCCGAGGTCGCGAGCGGCAAGCTCACCCTCCAGGTCATCCGCGCAGAACTGGCCCGCATCGTGCAGCAGCGCGCCACCACCGACCCGCACCTCGGCTACCTCGACGGACTCGAGCTGTACAGCGCCTCAGATGCCGCAGCGCGGCCCCTTCCCGACGACCTGCACCCGGACGCGAAGACCCAGCAGCAGATCGGTGAGCGGTTCGCGCGGCTGATGTTCGACGGCGGGTCGTTCCGGAGCACAGCACCCTGA